tctcccccctctctctctctcttgccaTTGATTTCAACCCCCCTTTTccgatataaataatgttcgTGCacgtgaaagagagaaaaaaaggattgaTAAAAactttccttcttctttctctctctttttcttggCGATGTAAAAAAACGTACTAAATAATAACGTAACATTCGATAGATAGATCGCGATGCTTTTTGCGATGCAGCAGGTTTTTCCGGACGCGATCTTTGCGGGAAGTTGAGGAAAAGTTAAGGTCGGCCCGTGACGTAAAATGTTTGTGATGTAACGCGTGTTACGTAAATCTTGTAAGAgaacaatattttcaataataaaagtatcttAGTAAATTAATGATGCCACTAGGATACTTTCTGAATATTCGTGGCATTTAACGTTTTCATTTGAAATGTGACagtaatatctaattaaaaagaaatttatcaaATGGAAATTTGTTACTGGAGATCTCATCTTACTTTTAACGATACGAGAATTAATATAGTCtcgaaaaatgtgaaaattaagGCAATCTCGTAAAATAAGATTGCCCAATATGatagaaaatgtttaaaaataattttaatcgagCGATCGGTCGGTTGAACAATACAAGGACGGTGACCACGTCACAACATTCCGATCTCCGTTTCCGACGGAGATAACGGCTCGGAGAATgacggcgtcgcgacgcgacgcgcgcgcgactttTTCCACAAACGCGTGCGAAGTTCGTTCTTAATCCAATGCAATGTTATCGCGGTGACAATGAAAGTCGCCGTTGTCAACGCCGGCATTTCCGCTGTCCATTCCGTTGTCCCATTCCATTAAATCCCGCGGATAAATCAATTTCAGAACATAAAAGTAGGTTACTCGACTCGCGGCTGTACGCGGGGGACAATGCTTTTTACAGATCACTCACTGGCAGCATCCGCGATTCCACGCCTACTTCCCGTCCGGCAACTCGTTCCCCTCGATCCTGGGTGATCTGCTGTCGGACGCGATCGGCTGCATCGGTTTCTCGTGGGCAGCCAGCCCGGCCTGCACCGAGCTCGAGACCATCGTGCTGGACTGGTACGCCAAGGCGATCGACCTGCCGGCTGAATTCCTGTCGGAGCAGAagagcggcggcggcggcgtgaTCCAGGGCTCGGCCTCCGAGTGTATTCTGGTGACGATGCTGGCCGCGCGTACCCAGGCGATCAAGATGCTGAAGGAGCAGGAACCCAATAAGGAGGACTCGGCGTTCCTGCCGAGATTGGTGGCCTACTGCTCTACGGAGTCGCACTCGTGCGTGGAGAAGGCGGCGATGATAAGCCTGGTGAAGCTCCGGGTACTCGAGCCGGACGAGAAGGCCTCGTTGCGCGGCAAAAGACTCGAGTCCGCCATCAGGGAGGACGTGGCGAATGGCCTGGTGCCGTTCTACGTGTCCGCCACTCTGGGCACCACCGGCTCCTGCGCCTTCGACAATCTCGTAGAGATCGGCCCCGTGTGCAAGTTGTACCCCAACATCTGGCTACACGTGGACGGCGCTTACGCCGGTAACGCATTCATCTGCCCGGAGATGAGGCCGTTCATGGCCGGTATCGAACACGCCGAATCCTTCAACACGAATCCCAACAAGTGGTTGCTGGTGAACTTCGACTGCTCCTGCCTGTGGGTGCGCAATCGGGTGAAGCTCACGTCAGCGTTGGTCGTCGATCCGCTTTACCTTCAACACGCTCGCTCGGGCGAGTCGATCGACTATCGTCACTGGGGTATCCCGCTCAGCAGACGATTTCGAGCGTTGAAACTCTGGTTCGTTATGAGATCGTACGGCATCAGCGGCTTGCAAAAGTACATTAGGAATCATATCAGGCTGGCTAAGAGATTCGAGACGCACATGAAGAAAGATAGGCGTTTCGAGATCTTGAATGACGTGCGGGTGGGCCTGGTGTGCTTTCGGCTGAAGGAGAGCGAGGAGATGAATCAGGAATTACTGGCTAACATTAACGCGTCTGGTCGGCTGCACATGATACCGGCCCGGGTGATGGGCAAGTACATCCTGCGTTTCTGCGTGACGAAGGAGGACGCGACCGAGGAGGACATCGATTACGCTCTCAGCGTGATCGAGGAGCACGCCACGGAGGTGATGCTGGCCCACTACGAGGGCACGGAGGACGAGTACAGGGCGAAGGGCCCGAAGAGCCCGGCCGCTCTCGACAAGAAACTCGTCCGGAAGTTCAGCTTCACCAGGAGCGTCACCAGAGACGCTTACAAGAGATCTATCTCCAAATCTAGCCTGCACGACGGCGCGACGCCTATCATGGTCGTCGACGATAATTCGCAGGTCGACGCCATCGACGACGACCGTTTCTGCAACAGCAGGTAGATCTTTGAGCCCCTGGACCAATCCAAAGCTCATACTTTCGTGAGATTCATTGTTAAATTTGttgtgtcaaattatactcaattattaatttaaggtattggtttaaatttcattttttaatatttaacagtgatCAGTAATATCGaagatatgattttatttcccattttaattttgtcttctattttatgttaataaatcctattattttcgttttccCTTTGAAATATGAcggaataatgtaaaatt
This genomic stretch from Temnothorax longispinosus isolate EJ_2023e chromosome 9, Tlon_JGU_v1, whole genome shotgun sequence harbors:
- the LOC139819795 gene encoding tyrosine decarboxylase isoform X2, whose protein sequence is MNIDEFRVRGKEMIEYICDYIRTLEGKRVTANVDPGYLRPLLPKEAPLKPESWDAIMRDVDGKIMPGITHWQHPRFHAYFPSGNSFPSILGDLLSDAIGCIGFSWAASPACTELETIVLDWYAKAIDLPAEFLSEQKSGGGGVIQGSASECILVTMLAARTQAIKMLKEQEPNKEDSAFLPRLVAYCSTESHSCVEKAAMISLVKLRVLEPDEKASLRGKRLESAIREDVANGLVPFYVSATLGTTGSCAFDNLVEIGPVCKLYPNIWLHVDGAYAGNAFICPEMRPFMAGIEHAESFNTNPNKWLLVNFDCSCLWVRNRVKLTSALVVDPLYLQHARSGESIDYRHWGIPLSRRFRALKLWFVMRSYGISGLQKYIRNHIRLAKRFETHMKKDRRFEILNDVRVGLVCFRLKESEEMNQELLANINASGRLHMIPARVMGKYILRFCVTKEDATEEDIDYALSVIEEHATEVMLAHYEGTEDEYRAKGPKSPAALDKKLVRKFSFTRSVTRDAYKRSISKSSLHDGATPIMVVDDNSQVDAIDDDRFCNSR
- the LOC139819795 gene encoding tyrosine decarboxylase isoform X1, whose translation is MNIDEFRVRGKEMIEYICDYIRTLEGKRVTANVDPGYLRPLLPKEAPLKPESWDAIMRDVDGKIMPGITHWQHPRFHAYFPSGNSFPSILGDLLSDAIGCIGFSWAASPACTELETIVLDWYAKAIDLPAEFLSEQKSGGGGVIQGSASECILVTMLAARTQAIKMLKEQEPNKEDSAFLPRLVAYCSTESHSCVEKAAMISLVKLRVLEPDEKASLRGKRLESAIREDVANGLVPFYVSATLGTTGSCAFDNLVEIGPVCKLYPNIWLHVDGAYAGNAFICPEMRPFMAGIEHAESFNTNPNKWLLVNFDCSCLWVRNRVKLTSALVVDPLYLQHARSGESIDYRHWGIPLSRRFRALKLWFVMRSYGISGLQKYIRNHIRLAKRFETHMKKDRRFEILNDVRVGLVCFRLKESEEMNQELLANINASGRLHMIPARVMGKYILRFCVTKEDATEEDIDYALSVIEEHATEVMLAHYEGTEDEYRAKGPKSPAALDKKLVRKFSFTRSVTRDAYKRSISKSSLHDGATPIMVVDDNSQVDAIDDDRFCNSRS